The nucleotide sequence CAACAACCGGCAGGGCTACTGCTGGGACCTGCATCCAACGCTCTGTGAGGCAGGAGGCCCGTAAAACATTGTGTGCGCACATTCCGCGGCATCGCCTCAGCCCATCAGCTCCAAGTCAGGGTGACAGGGAGTGACCCAGTCGGTCCCGTCACAGACGGTGTGAGAAGTACCTGATAAATGCAACTTCCAATttacccctccccgtctctgtgacccctccctcccctacacccctcccggtctctgtaacccctccctcccctacacccctccccgtctctgtgacccctccctcccctacacccctcccggtCTCTGTGACCACTCcccccccctacacccctccctgtcatgtaacccctccctcccctacacccctcccggtctctgtaacccctccctcccctacacccctccccgtctctgtgaccactccctctcctacacccctccctgtcatgtaacccctccctcccctacacccctccccgtctctgtgacccctccctcccctacacccctcccggtCTCTGTGACCACTcccccccctacacccctccctgtcatgtaaccccctccctcccctacacccctccccgtctctgtgacccctccctcccctacacccctccccgtctctgtgacccctccctctcctacacccctccccgtctctgtgacccctccctcccctacacccctccccgtctctgtgacccctccctcccctacacccctccctgtcatgtaaccccctccctcccctacacccctccccgtctctgtaaccccctccctcccctacacccctccccgtctctgtaaccccctccctcccctacacccctccccgtctctgtaacccctcccgccccccccctcccccccgctttCCCAGTCTCGTCTCTCGTGGTTTGACGTCCGATTGATGACGGGATGATCCGGCGCTACACAAATGCAGCGCAGCTGTTAAGTGAACGTTACTCACGGTGTCCTCTTCCCTGTTATAGGTGGGAGCCGTTCGCCCCCCCGGGACACAGATCCCGGGGCGACGCCGCTGGACCCTCCGTTACCGGCCCTGGGGGGGAAATGGTTCCCTCCCCTCGCCCTGGGGGTCGGGGCGGGGATCCTGGCCGGAGCCGGGCTCGGCGTCGGCTGCAGTCGGCAGGAGGGGCGAGGGAGCGGGGCCTCGGGGCAACGGCCCGCAGCAGCCGGGGGAGAGATGGGGACGTGGGGAGACTCTGGGGGGGAGGAGGCAGATGTAGAGGAGGAAGAGTTTGGGAGGGAGGTAAACTCTGGGAGGGAcgaaggtgtgggggaggggggagagatgggggagggggcggagatcggggaggggggagagatcgGGGAGGGGGCGGAGATCGGGGCGGGGGGAGAGATCGGGGAGGGGCGGAGATCGGGGCGGGGGGAGAGATCGGGGAGGGGGCGGAGATCGGGGCGGGGGGAGAGATCGGGGAGGGGGCGGAGATCGGGGCGGGGGGAGAGATCGGGGAGGGGGCGGAGATCGGGGCGGGGGGAGAGATCGGGGAGGGGGCGGAGATCGGGGCGGGGGGAGAGATCGGGGAGGGGGCGGAGATCGGGGCGGGGGGAGAGATCGGGGAGGGGGCGGAgatcggggaggggggagagatcggggagggggcggagatcggggcggggggagagatcggggaggggggggagatcggggcggggggagagatcggggagggggcggagatcggggcggggggagagatcggggagggggcggagatcggggcggggggagagatcggggaggggggagagatcgGGGCGGGGGCGGAGATCGGGGCGGGGGGAGACAGAAGAGAGGGAAGTGTAACGGAGAAAGAGTTTAGGGCAGAGGGAGGCAGCGGGGCGGGGTTGGAGCCGGGGAGGTGGAGGGGCTTTGGTGGAGAAGAACGTTTTGGGGCCGAGGAAGATTTCGGGGAGGGGTTTAGCCCGGGACAAGCAGTGACAGGGCGCCCCGAGAGCGGGTGGGATGTTGAAGAGACCCCGGTGGGAAGGAGCGGAGACCCGGAACGTTGGAGACCGGGGGCCGGGCAGCAGACGGAGGCAACACATCCCCGGGGGTCCCTTCCAGATGTGGGGGGCCAGTCGGCAGATGTGGAGGAGCAGCCGGGGGGCTCCGGCCAGGAGGGTCCCGCCCGGGAGGGAGCAGGGAGACCCGGGCGGCGAGAGCGCAGAGACTCGGACCCGGAGCTGATCCCGCACCGGGACCCTGGCGCCGGGACGGAGCCGGGACTGCAAGATCCGGCCGAGGCGCGGGGCTTCCCCTGGACGGAGACGGGAAGAGGCGGGGAGACTATCCCGGGACAGGAAGGGGAGACTCCGGCCGGCAGCCCCGAGCTTGGGGGATGTGGGACGGTTCCGGACCGGGGGGAGCGGATCAccgcctccccccctccctccggcGGCTCGGAGACTGGGGTACGGGCGGCGTCCTGTACACAGGACACCGAGAGAGCGCAGGACCAGGATCGAGGGGAAACGCAGGACCTGGAACCTGGAGAAACACAGGACTGGGGGCAACGAAGAAAGATTCTGGAGCGGGAGGTAGAATCATGTGTGTGGGAAACACAGGACCCAGAGACTGGGCGAGGAAAGATGGGTGAAACACAGGCCAGGGAGTGTGTTGTGGAAGCGAAGGGCAGGGGGATACAGCAAAAAACGCAGGACGGTGCTGCGGTTGCAGACCTAGGATCCGGGGAGGGGGTTGTACAGAGGATGGAGCCAGCATCATGTACACAGGACAGGGAGCAGGGACCAGGAATGTCCAACCAGGTGGGAATACAGGGAAGAGAAcgggaaggaggagagggagaggagcggGCTGAGAGGGTAGAAACAGGAGGGAGGGAGTCTGCGTCAGAAACACAGGCCAGCAAAGTAGGAATGCAGGACAAGGAGACTGCGCGAGACACACAGGACAACAAGGCATCAGAGGAAATACAAAGCAGGGAGAcaatggtagaaacacagttcaGCGAGGCTGCAGTAGAAACAAATGAGGCTGTGGTGGAAACGCAGGGCAGTGAACCTGTGGTAGAAACGCAGGCAAGGGAGACAATGGAAGAAACACAGGATGGTGAGGCAGTGGTAGAAATGCAGGACAGTGAAGCTGTGTTACGTTTGCAAGACAATGAGGTTTTAGTGAAAACACAAGACAGCAAAGCTGTGATAGATATGCAGAACAGCAAGGTTGCGATAGATATGCAGGACAGCAAGATTGCAGCAGATATGCAGGACAGCAATATTGCGGCAGATATGCAGGACAGCAAGATTGCGATAGGTACGCAGGACAGCAAGATTGCGATAGATATGCAGGACAGCAAGATTGCGATAGGTACGCAGGACAGCAAGATTGCGATAGATATGCAGGACAGTAAGATTGCAGCAGATATGCAGGACAGCAAGATTGCGATAAATACGCAGGACAGCAAGATTGCGATAAATACGCAGGACAGCAAGATTGCAATAGATATGCAGGACAGCAAGATTGCGGCAGATATGCAGGACAGCAAGATTGCGATAGATATGCACAACAGTGAGGCTCTGGTAGATATGCAGGACAGCGAGGTTGCGATAGATATGCAGGACAGCAAGATTGCGGCAGATACGCAGGACAGCAAGATTGCGATAGATATGCACAACAGTGAGGCTCTGGTAGATATGCAGGACAGCGAGGTTGCGATAGATACACAGGCCAGCAAGGTTGCGATAGATATGCAGGACAGTGAGGCTCTGGTAGATACGCAGTACAGCGAGGTTGCAATAGATACACAGGACAGTGAGGTTGACATAGATATGCAGGACAGCGAGGTTGCAATAGATATGCAGGACAGTGAGGCTCTGGTAGATACGCAGGACAGCGAGGTGGCGATAGATACACAGGACAGTGAGGTTGAGATAGATATGCAGGACAACGAGGTTGCAATAGATATGCAGGACAGTGAAGCTCTGGTAGATATGCAGGACAGCGAGGTTGCAATAGATACACAGAACAGTGAGGTTGCAATAGATATGCAGGACAGCGAGGTTGCAATAGATACGCAGGACAGTGAGGTTGCAATAGATATGCAGGACAGCGAGGTTGTGATAGATATGCAGGACAGCAAGATTGTTTTGGAAATACAGGACAGAAACTCTCTGCCACATAAGCAGGAGAGGGAGGCTGTAGTGAAATTGCAGGGCAATGAGCTAGTGGCAGATGTACAGGAAGATGAGGCTGTGGTAGGAATACAGTGCAGAGAAGTTGGGGTAGTACCACAGGACACTGAGGTTGTAGCAGAAACGCAGGATGGTGAGGCTGTGGCAGAAACGCAGGCCAGTGAAGTTGTAGCAGAGACACAGGACAGTGAGGCTGTGGAAGAAATGCAGGATGGTCAGGCTGGAGCAGAAATGCAGGATGGTCAGGCTGTAGCAGAAATGCAGGACAGTGAGATTATAGCAGAAACGCGGGACAGTGAGGCTGTGGCAGAAACGCAGGACAAAAAGGGAATAGTTGAAACACAAaactggaagtcagaaacaaaaagtaaagagcctgcatcaggaacACAGCTCCATGAGCCAGTTGACAGGTTGGTAAATGTGGGAACACAGGACAGTGAACTAGAATACAGCGTGCTGGGGTCACAAACACAGGACAAGACACTAGTGGAGGAAACACAGGAGAAGCTGCTGGAATCAGAACAGGAGGACAGAAAACCTGCATCAGAAACGCAGGaccaggataggcagcaacaaacACCAGATAGAGAAACCGGGTCAGAAACACAGGATAGTGATGCAGTCATAGAAACAAAGGAAGGGGAGGCAGGTCCACAGTTACAGGACATGGAGACAGAAACACAAGACCAGCATGTGGAGGATGATATACGTGACATGGAGGCTGAACCAAAAACACAGCACAGTGAGGTCATGATAGAAACACAAACTAGGGCAGAAGGTATAGAAATACAGGCCATGAAGTCTAGGTCAGGAACACAGGACAGAGAGGTATTGCAAGAAATGCAGGGCATGGAGGAGGAAATGGAGGACAGGGCACTGGAGATAGAAGTACAGTACGAGGAGGGAGAGGTGCAAGTACAGGCCGCAGAGCTCGTGTCTGAAATACAGGACCAGCTCTGGGAAGCTGGAGTGCTAAAGAGAATGTTTGGGTTGGAAATGCAGAACAGGACAGTAGCAGAAACACAGGACAGGGGGCTGGTATATACAGCACAGGAGGTGGTGGCTGGTGCAGAAACACAGGACAGGGAGCTGGTATATACAGCACAGGAGGTGGTGGCTGGTGCAGAAACACAGGACAAGGAGCTGGTACATAGGACACAGGAGGTGGGAGCTGGGGTAGAAACACAGGACAGGGGGCTGGTACATACGGCACTAGAGGTGGGGGCAGGTGCAGAAACACAGGACAGGGAGCAGGTATGTACGACACAGGAGGTGGGGATTGGTGCAGAAACACAGGACAGGGGACCAGTGTTCCAACCACCGGTGGGACTGCACGGTTTAGGTGTGCAAGACACAGGTCTGGGGACGGAGACGCGGGACGGAGGGGCCCTGAACAGCAGCCACagtgctcagcaagatcccaggagCCAGGCAGCAGCGGGAGATCGCTGGGATGTGGAGGCGGCAGGATTCCGGGAAGTGGGAATGGCGAAAGGTACAGCAGTGGAACATTGCGGCTCTCTCACTCCCGCAGCGGGACACCGGACCATCCCGGAGCCGGAGACGACCGATGCTGGGACACCTTCCCGGCCCAGGGGAGCGGGCTCAACGTTCCACTGCACGGATTATGCGCCGGGACCCAGTGACCACACAGCACGGCCGGAGGATGCGGGAGTCCGGCCCGGCCCCCAGGGCGGAGCGGGAGATGTCGGCACCGTGGGATCAGGCGCTCCCTGACCGGCAGGGTGGGAACCCCACCCACAGCCGGGGTATGTAGGGTCACCTCTCACCCAATGCCACTCCTCCGGCCCCACCCAACAACCCGGCACagcccagagacccgggttcgatctcgacctccagcgctgtctgtgtggagtttgcacattctcctgggtgtgggtttcccccgggtgctccggtttcctcacacatcccagagacgtgcgggtcggtgggttaatcggccgctgtaaattgtccccagtgtgtgggtgaggggagagttgatgggaatgtggggagaataaaatgggatcagtgtagggttggtgtcaatggtcagcacagacttgatgggccaaagggcctgtgtccgtgctgggTGACTCTCCCCTTGCTCCTGGctgtgacagtgctggaggtcatggCCTCGGCCCCTCGGTGGAGACTGGGACCAGCGGGGTGTCCAGa is from Pristis pectinata isolate sPriPec2 chromosome 3, sPriPec2.1.pri, whole genome shotgun sequence and encodes:
- the erich3 gene encoding glutamate-rich protein 3 isoform X1, which gives rise to MSNQVGIQGREREGGEGEERAERVETGGRESASETQASKVGMQDKETARDTQDNKASEEIQSRETMVETQFSEAAVETNEAVVETQGSEPVVETQARETMEETQDGEAVLEMQDSEAVLRLQDNEVLVKTQDSKAVIDMQNSKVAIDMQDSKIAADMQDSNIAADMQDSKIAIGTQDSKIAIDMQDSKIAIGTQDSKIAIDMQDSKIAADMQDSKIAINTQDSKIAINTQDSKIAIDMQDSKIAADMQDSKIAIDMHNSEALVDMQDSEIAIDMQDSKIAIGTQDSKIAIDMQDSKIAADMQDSKIAINTQDSKIAINTQDSKIAIDMQDSKIAADMQDSKIAIDMHNSEALVDMQDSEVAIDMQDSKIAADTQDSKIAIDMHNSEALVDMQDSEVAIDTQASKVAIDMQDSEALVDTQYSEVAIDTQDSEVDIDMQDSEVAIDMQDSEALVDTQDSEVAIDTQDSEVEIDMQDNEVAIDMQDSEALVDMQDSEVAIDTQNSEVAIDMQDSEVAIDTQDSEVAIDMQDSEVVIDMQDSKIVLEIQDRNSLPHKQEREAVVKLQGNELVADVQEDEAVVGIQCREVGVVPQDTEVVAETQDGEAVAETQASEVVAETQDSEAVEEMQDGQAGAEMQDGQAVAEMQDSEIIAETRDSEAVAETQDKKGIVETQNWKSETKSKEPASGTQLHEPVDRLVNVGTQDSELEYSVLGSQTQDKTLVEETQEKLLESEQEDRKPASETQDQDRQQQTPDRETGSETQDSDAVIETKEGEAGPQLQDMETETQDQHVEDDIRDMEAEPKTQHSEVMIETQTRAEGIEIQAMKSRSGTQDREVLQEMQGMEEEMEDRALEIEVQYEEGEVQVQAAELVSEIQDQLWEAGVLKRMFGLEMQNRTVAETQDRGLVYTAQEVVAGAETQDRELVYTAQEVVAGAETQDKELVHRTQEVGAGVETQDRGLVHTALEVGAGAETQDREQVCTTQEVGIGAETQDRGPVFQPPVGLHGLGVQDTGLGTETRDGGALNSSHSAQQDPRSQAAAGDRWDVEAAGFREVGMAKGTAVEHCGSLTPAAGHRTIPEPETTDAGTPSRPRGAGSTFHCTDYAPGPSDHTARPEDAGVRPGPQGGAGDVGTVGSGAP
- the erich3 gene encoding glutamate-rich protein 3 isoform X3, producing the protein MQDSEALVDTQYSEVAIDTQDSEVDIDMQDSEVAIDMQDSEALVDTQDSEVAIDTQDSEVEIDMQDNEVAIDMQDSEALVDMQDSEVAIDTQNSEVAIDMQDSEVAIDTQDSEVAIDMQDSEVVIDMQDSKIVLEIQDRNSLPHKQEREAVVKLQGNELVADVQEDEAVVGIQCREVGVVPQDTEVVAETQDGEAVAETQASEVVAETQDSEAVEEMQDGQAGAEMQDGQAVAEMQDSEIIAETRDSEAVAETQDKKGIVETQNWKSETKSKEPASGTQLHEPVDRLVNVGTQDSELEYSVLGSQTQDKTLVEETQEKLLESEQEDRKPASETQDQDRQQQTPDRETGSETQDSDAVIETKEGEAGPQLQDMETETQDQHVEDDIRDMEAEPKTQHSEVMIETQTRAEGIEIQAMKSRSGTQDREVLQEMQGMEEEMEDRALEIEVQYEEGEVQVQAAELVSEIQDQLWEAGVLKRMFGLEMQNRTVAETQDRGLVYTAQEVVAGAETQDRELVYTAQEVVAGAETQDKELVHRTQEVGAGVETQDRGLVHTALEVGAGAETQDREQVCTTQEVGIGAETQDRGPVFQPPVGLHGLGVQDTGLGTETRDGGALNSSHSAQQDPRSQAAAGDRWDVEAAGFREVGMAKGTAVEHCGSLTPAAGHRTIPEPETTDAGTPSRPRGAGSTFHCTDYAPGPSDHTARPEDAGVRPGPQGGAGDVGTVGSGAP